A window from Bacteroidota bacterium encodes these proteins:
- a CDS encoding GNAT family N-acetyltransferase, giving the protein MLRPMPAITIRPARKEDSARLAEFIHGLADFVGDECVVTPEAIERHLFSERPAAEALIAEYDSKPEGFALFFPTFSTFQGRPSLYLEDFFVNPKMRGKGVGLAMLVRLAQITQERGYCRLDWAVLDWNTRAADFYKRLGAEAIEEFTMYRLTEEALATLTA; this is encoded by the coding sequence ATGTTACGACCAATGCCTGCGATCACGATTCGCCCCGCCAGAAAAGAAGATTCCGCGCGGCTCGCGGAGTTCATCCATGGGCTTGCAGATTTTGTGGGGGATGAGTGCGTCGTGACACCGGAGGCGATCGAGCGGCATCTATTCAGTGAGCGTCCGGCTGCGGAAGCGTTGATTGCCGAGTACGATAGTAAGCCCGAGGGCTTCGCACTCTTTTTTCCGACGTTCTCCACATTCCAGGGTCGTCCGAGCCTGTATCTCGAAGATTTCTTTGTCAATCCCAAGATGCGTGGCAAGGGGGTTGGGCTTGCCATGCTGGTTCGCCTGGCGCAGATCACACAGGAACGCGGGTATTGCCGTCTCGACTGGGCCGTGCTCGACTGGAACACGCGAGCCGCCGATTTTTATAAGCGCCTCGGCGCCGAAGCCATCGAGGAATTTACGATGTATCGCCTGACCGAAGAGGCGCTGGCAACGCTTACTGCGTAG
- a CDS encoding response regulator, with the protein MSPKIRILYVEDHADTLHTISYALARQGFEVLNATSVASGITVGIAEEFDILVADIILPDGDGWDVLKTLRETKSFPAIALTGHSQGRAEILAHGFDLCVLKPFHISTLVAAVMDLFRASESQH; encoded by the coding sequence ATGTCTCCAAAAATTAGAATTCTCTATGTGGAGGACCACGCCGATACACTCCACACTATTAGTTATGCCCTTGCACGTCAGGGCTTTGAGGTTTTGAACGCCACGTCTGTCGCGAGTGGAATTACAGTTGGCATCGCCGAAGAATTCGATATTCTGGTTGCTGACATCATACTGCCGGATGGCGATGGATGGGATGTGCTCAAGACGCTTCGAGAAACCAAGTCCTTCCCGGCAATCGCATTAACGGGCCACAGTCAGGGACGCGCCGAGATCCTCGCGCATGGGTTCGACCTCTGTGTCCTCAAGCCTTTTCATATCTCCACGCTGGTTGCTGCGGTCATGGATTTGTTCAGGGCTTCGGAAAGTCAGCACTAG
- a CDS encoding helix-turn-helix transcriptional regulator codes for MPQETQGERLRRARDERGLKQGYVAKTANITQAHLSRIENDESGVTDHTLKRIAVAIGVPFEDLVVRKDPTKDPGPSVITIEDALSSEASMIRFLNGERPDKETLDWVRRSLAVIRSEVRRRKEW; via the coding sequence ATGCCACAAGAGACACAAGGCGAACGCCTTCGCCGCGCACGAGATGAGCGGGGACTCAAGCAAGGTTATGTCGCGAAAACCGCGAACATTACTCAGGCTCACCTAAGCCGCATCGAAAACGATGAGTCGGGAGTGACGGACCACACGCTCAAACGCATTGCCGTAGCGATCGGGGTGCCGTTCGAAGATCTCGTCGTGCGCAAAGATCCGACGAAGGATCCGGGGCCAAGTGTGATTACGATCGAGGACGCACTTTCGAGCGAAGCCTCGATGATCCGGTTCTTGAATGGCGAGCGACCGGATAAGGAAACACTCGACTGGGTCCGCCGCTCGCTTGCGGTTATCCGCTCTGAAGTTCGCCGACGAAAAGAGTGGTAA
- a CDS encoding HIT domain-containing protein, whose translation MEQLFSPWRSQYIASFANESNDDGCVLCAAYESRNDEESLILHRGSDAFVIMNRYPYNSGHLMIVPVRHTSDFQALTRAEELECLDLIKVSEQALAELSKPQGFNIGMNLGRVAGAGIDDHLHWHIVPRWNGDTNFFPVLADVKVVSEDMHAQWRRLRDLFSKAKLQ comes from the coding sequence ATGGAACAGCTCTTCTCTCCGTGGCGCAGTCAGTATATTGCATCCTTCGCGAACGAGTCGAACGACGATGGATGCGTGCTCTGCGCTGCATACGAATCCAGGAATGACGAGGAGTCACTGATCCTGCACCGAGGTTCGGATGCATTTGTTATTATGAACCGGTATCCCTATAATAGCGGACACCTGATGATCGTCCCAGTGCGGCATACCTCGGATTTTCAGGCGCTCACGCGCGCGGAAGAACTCGAGTGCCTGGATCTGATCAAGGTATCGGAACAGGCACTGGCGGAGTTATCCAAGCCCCAAGGATTTAATATCGGCATGAATCTTGGGCGTGTGGCTGGAGCGGGAATCGACGATCACCTTCACTGGCATATCGTCCCGCGCTGGAATGGCGATACGAATTTCTTTCCGGTGCTTGCCGACGTAAAAGTTGTAAGCGAAGATATGCACGCCCAGTGGCGGCGATTACGAGACCTGTTTTCCAAGGCAAAGCTACAGTGA
- a CDS encoding branched-chain amino acid ABC transporter permease, giving the protein MRSYPALLLAIAVIIGASFLTPMLNTYILGRIMYIGIMISMAVSLNLINGFTGQFSLGHAGFMAIGAYTSAVVTTWASTHGGAIAVGNDPAMFLIALLLGGVLAAVAGLGVGIPSLRLRGDYLAIVTLGFNEIIRVLIQNLDFKIAGVDYIGGARGFSVLPLTTFVWVFITAAIVVFCVENLVNSTYGRGFLAVRDDEVAAEAMGVDTTKFKVRAFVTGAFFAGVGGGLFAHSNYNITPLDFTFLTSIDIVVIVILGGMGSTVGVILAAIILTTLSELLRSVPQYRMIIYSLLLIILMITRPQGLLGPKTMDKLFKRRKKQDLSPIEA; this is encoded by the coding sequence ATGAGATCCTACCCCGCCTTGCTCCTTGCTATTGCCGTCATCATCGGCGCGTCGTTCCTGACGCCGATGCTGAATACGTATATCCTTGGCAGGATTATGTATATCGGCATCATGATTTCGATGGCGGTGAGCTTGAACCTGATCAACGGATTCACGGGACAATTCTCGCTGGGTCATGCTGGTTTCATGGCGATCGGCGCATATACCTCCGCCGTCGTGACCACGTGGGCGAGCACGCACGGTGGCGCAATTGCGGTCGGTAACGATCCCGCCATGTTTCTCATCGCACTCTTGCTCGGCGGAGTGCTCGCTGCTGTCGCGGGTCTCGGTGTCGGTATTCCGAGTCTTCGATTGCGTGGTGACTATCTGGCGATCGTCACGCTCGGGTTCAACGAGATCATCCGGGTGCTGATTCAAAATTTAGATTTCAAAATTGCCGGTGTCGATTATATTGGTGGCGCGCGAGGCTTTAGCGTGCTGCCGCTGACCACCTTCGTGTGGGTCTTTATCACCGCGGCGATCGTGGTGTTTTGCGTCGAGAATCTGGTGAATTCCACCTACGGTCGTGGCTTCCTTGCGGTGCGCGATGATGAAGTCGCCGCCGAAGCGATGGGTGTGGATACGACCAAATTCAAAGTCCGCGCGTTCGTAACCGGAGCATTCTTCGCCGGCGTAGGCGGCGGACTGTTTGCGCATTCCAACTACAATATCACGCCACTGGATTTCACCTTCCTGACTTCGATCGACATTGTGGTCATCGTAATCCTCGGCGGGATGGGTTCAACCGTCGGGGTGATTCTGGCGGCCATTATTTTGACGACGCTTTCGGAATTGCTCCGCTCGGTGCCGCAATATCGCATGATCATCTATTCGCTGCTCCTCATTATTCTGATGATCACGCGACCGCAAGGGCTACTCGGTCCAAAGACGATGGACAAGTTATTCAAGCGCCGCAAAAAGCAAGATCTCTCTCCAATTGAAGCTTAG
- a CDS encoding branched-chain amino acid ABC transporter permease: MQLLQQLVNGVSLGAIYALIALGYTMIYGVLRFINFAHGDVFMVGSYVGYFAATVWVSHLFPVGTLPNTILVFLLAMVICAALGATIEFLAYRPLRNRPKLTVLITAIGVSLFLEYTGQLVFGPNPRGFPAIIKNHPIVHTASVTIDTVEVVVIAVSLALMLALRVVVMKTKIGTAMRAVSFNQQAASLMGINISRVITFTFIIGSALAGAGGVLYASQYPSIEPLMGILPGLKAFVAAVLGGIGNIPGAALGGMIIGLVETFVSGTGASTYRDAIAFAILIAILVFRPSGLLGKREIEKV; the protein is encoded by the coding sequence GTGCAGCTTCTACAGCAACTCGTCAATGGTGTGAGTTTAGGCGCGATCTACGCGCTGATTGCGCTTGGGTACACGATGATTTATGGTGTGCTCCGGTTTATCAATTTCGCGCATGGTGATGTGTTTATGGTCGGCTCGTATGTCGGCTATTTTGCGGCCACAGTTTGGGTCTCCCATTTGTTTCCGGTCGGGACGCTGCCGAATACGATCCTCGTGTTCTTGCTTGCAATGGTGATCTGCGCGGCGCTCGGCGCAACGATCGAATTCCTCGCCTATCGTCCGCTCCGCAATCGACCCAAGCTCACGGTACTCATTACCGCAATCGGCGTATCGCTGTTTCTAGAATACACCGGCCAACTGGTGTTCGGCCCCAATCCTCGCGGGTTTCCGGCGATTATCAAGAACCACCCGATCGTGCATACGGCATCGGTCACAATCGATACGGTGGAAGTCGTCGTGATTGCTGTTTCACTGGCGCTGATGCTTGCGCTCCGCGTCGTCGTGATGAAGACAAAGATCGGTACTGCCATGCGGGCCGTGAGCTTTAATCAGCAGGCGGCGAGCCTGATGGGCATCAATATTTCGCGGGTGATCACGTTTACGTTTATCATTGGCAGCGCGCTTGCCGGAGCGGGTGGAGTGCTGTATGCGTCGCAGTATCCTTCGATCGAGCCGCTCATGGGTATTCTGCCGGGCCTCAAGGCGTTCGTCGCTGCGGTGCTCGGCGGGATCGGAAATATTCCCGGTGCGGCGCTCGGCGGCATGATCATCGGCCTCGTCGAGACGTTTGTCTCCGGCACCGGCGCTTCGACGTATCGAGATGCTATCGCTTTCGCAATCCTGATTGCAATATTGGTATTTCGGCCAAGTGGCTTACTCGGTAAACGCGAAATCGAAAAGGTCTAG
- a CDS encoding ABC transporter substrate-binding protein — translation MRSLALLCASGAFILGCKTTGGPAGAEIPIGEFASLTGGTATFGQSVHNGDVLAVDEINAGGGVLGKKLNLLTEDDQSKTEEAVASVQKLVNADHVVALLGEVASSRSMAGAPIAQQSHVPMITPASTNEDVTKKGDYVFRICFIDPFQGQTMARFALNSLGKKRAAVLIDVKQDYSVGLDEAFKHTFSTSGGTIVSEQSYSTGDKDFHAPLTSIKGNQPDVIFVPGYYTEVALIVRQARELGIECPILGGDGWDSPELTKGSEKEFGNTFFSNHFATEDPDSTVQNFVKKYEDKYHSMPDAMAALGYDAARILVDAMKRAGSTDSAALRKAIAETKDFPGVTGHITIDPNRNASKPITIIKIVDGKFHFAQRIGPQGEALTPFAP, via the coding sequence GTGCGTTCACTCGCTTTGTTGTGCGCTTCGGGCGCGTTTATCCTTGGCTGTAAAACTACGGGCGGACCGGCGGGCGCGGAAATTCCGATCGGCGAATTTGCATCGCTGACAGGCGGCACGGCGACCTTCGGGCAGTCGGTCCACAACGGCGATGTGCTCGCTGTCGATGAAATTAATGCCGGTGGCGGCGTGCTCGGCAAGAAGCTGAACCTGCTGACCGAAGACGATCAGTCGAAGACGGAAGAGGCTGTCGCGAGCGTGCAAAAGCTGGTGAATGCGGATCACGTTGTCGCGCTGCTCGGAGAAGTTGCCTCGAGCCGCTCGATGGCCGGTGCACCAATCGCGCAGCAATCGCACGTGCCCATGATCACTCCGGCCTCGACGAACGAGGATGTGACCAAGAAAGGCGATTACGTTTTTCGCATTTGCTTTATCGATCCATTCCAGGGACAGACCATGGCCCGCTTTGCCTTGAACTCTCTTGGCAAAAAGCGCGCGGCGGTGCTCATCGATGTCAAACAGGATTATTCCGTCGGACTCGATGAAGCATTCAAGCATACGTTTTCCACGAGCGGCGGCACGATCGTCAGCGAGCAATCGTATTCGACCGGCGATAAGGATTTTCACGCGCCACTTACGAGCATCAAGGGCAATCAGCCCGATGTGATCTTTGTCCCGGGATATTATACGGAAGTCGCACTGATCGTTCGTCAGGCGCGCGAGCTTGGCATCGAGTGCCCGATCCTGGGCGGCGATGGATGGGATTCGCCGGAACTGACGAAAGGTTCTGAAAAGGAATTCGGCAACACGTTCTTCTCGAATCACTTTGCGACCGAGGATCCCGACTCGACGGTCCAGAACTTTGTGAAGAAGTACGAGGACAAGTATCATTCGATGCCAGATGCGATGGCCGCATTGGGCTACGATGCAGCGCGCATCCTTGTCGACGCGATGAAGCGGGCCGGCTCGACGGACTCCGCCGCACTCCGCAAAGCGATCGCCGAGACGAAGGACTTCCCCGGCGTGACAGGCCACATCACGATCGATCCGAACCGCAACGCCTCCAAGCCGATCACGATCATCAAGATCGTTGACGGCAAGTTCCATTTCGCGCAGCGGATTGGACCGCAAGGCGAGGCGCTGACCCCGTTCGCTCCGTGA
- a CDS encoding RNA polymerase sigma factor yields the protein MDLTKEHGASSLDDAVREDDASHHGCEPRREFLALLGPCLPALNRFALAMCRDKRVCDHEAAKDLVSETVLKAFESFERVREHKAFLSYLFTIALRIHRHEQKRRAIWLPLAKEHANHHAETSAPDAGADTAQLYAALARLPKEQREAIVMSEIVGLSLAEVAEAQSASLSAVKTRVSRGRKRLGKLLGVEDDAVQSVTAFAPVSTNGLSTNGNGSYHARLAFQAKEKL from the coding sequence ATGGACCTAACAAAAGAGCACGGTGCATCCTCGCTGGATGATGCCGTAAGGGAAGACGATGCATCGCACCATGGGTGCGAGCCCCGGCGCGAATTTCTCGCGCTGCTCGGGCCGTGTCTTCCCGCGCTCAACCGGTTCGCGCTGGCGATGTGCCGCGATAAACGCGTATGCGATCATGAGGCCGCCAAAGACCTCGTGAGTGAGACAGTGTTGAAGGCGTTCGAGAGTTTCGAGCGCGTCAGGGAGCACAAGGCTTTCCTCAGCTATCTATTCACAATCGCCTTACGCATCCACCGGCACGAGCAAAAGCGACGCGCGATCTGGCTGCCGCTCGCTAAAGAGCATGCGAACCATCACGCTGAAACGAGCGCACCTGACGCCGGAGCCGATACCGCGCAGCTTTATGCCGCGCTCGCACGGTTGCCCAAAGAGCAGCGCGAAGCCATTGTCATGAGCGAGATCGTGGGGCTGAGTCTGGCAGAAGTAGCGGAGGCGCAATCTGCGTCGCTCTCGGCGGTGAAGACTCGGGTCTCCCGGGGCCGCAAACGGCTCGGGAAGCTGCTCGGAGTTGAGGATGACGCCGTACAATCTGTCACGGCGTTCGCTCCTGTCAGCACCAATGGTCTCAGCACTAACGGCAACGGCAGCTATCATGCCCGGTTGGCATTTCAGGCAAAGGAAAAATTATGA
- a CDS encoding T9SS type A sorting domain-containing protein: protein MSDNSLNDLFKASRNEAVPEFVSERDAERLLAEHPMRSVPRTIGQKLFQRLLSSPRKLGITAMTVAGIITIGILALQPHQTQNSSNIQSPKAQSFAAIDTTSAKTPTRVVRKTLRFAFADSSALPALPPLPPLPATPPIPPLPAVAIHPVELAPEQLAQLGVVLKDNGDIDFYTKDSLAIDGDTGYVNHYGLPPTWGLRIHLLAHAPRLTANALPELHILPSPPKLITATNGTKRLFSFRSSFALNRGRFHTETLKSFIGPSGTYDVIPVFDDDSIYSTQVANQLLNPNHASRQSEGSMKVVLNPQNGPRDTSGNDFTNSFVKRMNKPNKVFDAPDPVDTEYNAFIDNSDAINRLIPIHIHNANNPDHVNDLIFWYEPTADITNLVKEAASQELSVSENTHVATSRQPHFTLSIFPNPTSGAAKVHYTIDGGKEAEFGVYNLLGQKLIDAGTASGTGDLSLDLSKLEAGVYLLVTSTKDGEQSIERIVLNK, encoded by the coding sequence ATGAGCGACAACTCTCTCAACGATCTTTTCAAAGCCTCACGCAATGAGGCCGTGCCGGAATTTGTGTCCGAGCGCGATGCCGAACGCCTGCTCGCCGAGCATCCCATGCGTAGTGTACCAAGGACAATCGGGCAGAAGCTATTCCAGCGGCTGCTCTCCTCTCCACGTAAACTTGGGATCACAGCCATGACAGTAGCAGGGATTATCACGATCGGGATTCTGGCGCTTCAGCCGCATCAAACGCAGAATTCTTCGAATATCCAATCGCCGAAGGCACAATCGTTCGCCGCGATCGATACCACTTCGGCAAAGACACCAACGCGAGTCGTGCGAAAAACCCTACGATTCGCGTTTGCCGATTCTTCAGCGCTTCCCGCGTTGCCGCCGCTGCCACCCTTGCCAGCAACACCACCGATCCCACCGCTGCCAGCAGTGGCAATTCATCCGGTCGAACTCGCGCCAGAGCAGTTAGCGCAACTCGGCGTCGTGCTAAAAGACAATGGCGATATTGATTTTTATACCAAGGATAGTCTTGCAATAGATGGAGACACAGGTTATGTTAACCACTATGGCTTGCCGCCTACCTGGGGATTGCGAATCCATTTGTTGGCACATGCCCCTCGATTGACAGCGAACGCTCTGCCTGAGCTTCACATTCTTCCGTCTCCGCCAAAGTTAATCACAGCGACAAATGGGACGAAGCGTCTCTTCTCGTTTCGAAGCAGCTTTGCTCTAAACAGGGGTCGATTTCATACGGAGACACTAAAAAGTTTTATCGGACCAAGTGGGACCTATGATGTGATCCCTGTCTTTGATGATGACAGCATCTATTCCACGCAGGTGGCGAATCAGTTGCTTAACCCGAACCACGCGTCACGCCAGTCTGAGGGGTCGATGAAAGTTGTTCTTAACCCTCAGAATGGGCCCCGCGATACTTCGGGCAACGACTTTACGAATTCTTTTGTGAAGCGCATGAACAAGCCAAACAAGGTCTTCGACGCACCTGACCCTGTGGACACGGAATACAACGCATTCATCGACAACTCGGATGCGATCAATCGCCTCATCCCGATCCACATCCATAACGCGAACAATCCCGACCACGTGAACGACCTGATCTTCTGGTACGAGCCGACCGCTGACATTACAAATCTGGTGAAAGAGGCCGCATCACAAGAATTGAGTGTATCAGAGAACACGCACGTTGCGACTTCCCGGCAGCCACACTTCACGCTCTCGATCTTCCCAAACCCCACGAGCGGCGCGGCAAAAGTACACTACACGATCGATGGCGGCAAAGAAGCCGAGTTCGGCGTCTACAATCTACTCGGACAAAAGCTGATCGATGCCGGCACAGCCTCCGGCACTGGCGATCTCTCGCTCGATCTTTCGAAGCTTGAAGCGGGAGTCTATCTTCTCGTCACCTCGACAAAGGATGGCGAGCAGAGCATCGAGCGGATTGTACTGAATAAGTAG
- the tmk gene encoding dTMP kinase, protein MLITFEGIDGCGKSSQAQLLADRLRDSGIETLLVREPGGTDVSEHIRSILLNEKHSMPLSSTAELLLFAASRAQLVKEVIEPALAREAVVICDRFTDSTIAYQGYGRGLPLAHIRTINDVATGGLVPDLTFLIDVPIELAVHRRKGMGDDRMEAESRVFFNHVIQGYMAQAQKQPDRIHVIDGTDSMEDIHHVIYRLVEYERGNDLRHAHHIASVPATESFAFSFDVTAEALAS, encoded by the coding sequence ATGCTCATTACGTTTGAAGGTATCGATGGTTGTGGTAAGTCATCTCAAGCCCAATTACTCGCGGACCGCTTGAGAGATTCGGGGATCGAAACCCTGTTAGTCCGCGAACCTGGTGGCACCGATGTTTCCGAACATATTCGTTCTATTCTCTTGAACGAGAAGCACTCGATGCCACTCTCCTCGACTGCAGAACTTCTGCTCTTTGCCGCCAGCCGCGCACAACTCGTCAAAGAAGTTATCGAACCCGCACTCGCTCGCGAGGCCGTCGTGATTTGCGATCGCTTCACCGATTCGACGATTGCCTATCAGGGCTATGGCCGCGGGCTGCCGCTCGCGCACATTCGCACGATCAACGATGTGGCTACCGGCGGTCTGGTGCCGGACCTCACATTCCTGATCGATGTGCCGATCGAACTGGCCGTTCATCGCCGCAAAGGAATGGGCGATGACCGCATGGAAGCCGAAAGCCGCGTCTTCTTCAACCATGTGATCCAGGGCTATATGGCACAGGCCCAAAAGCAGCCGGACCGCATTCACGTTATCGATGGCACCGACTCGATGGAAGACATTCATCATGTAATCTATCGCCTCGTGGAGTACGAGCGGGGAAACGACTTACGGCACGCTCATCACATCGCGAGCGTGCCGGCAACTGAGTCGTTCGCCTTCAGCTTCGACGTAACTGCCGAGGCGCTGGCGAGTTAA
- a CDS encoding DUF3037 domain-containing protein produces the protein MPEQVSFDYAVVRVVPRVDREEFINVGVIVFARTQKYLAARVALDRDRLLALAPNVDLTEIERHLEQIPKICAGSSGAGPIAQLPQHERWHWLVAPKSTIIQMSSVHSGLCSDPAAELDHLMQILVL, from the coding sequence GTGCCCGAGCAAGTATCATTTGATTACGCAGTGGTCCGTGTGGTGCCGCGCGTCGATCGCGAAGAATTTATCAACGTCGGCGTGATTGTCTTCGCGCGTACACAAAAATATCTCGCTGCGCGCGTCGCACTCGATCGAGACCGGTTGCTCGCACTTGCGCCGAATGTGGATCTCACGGAGATTGAGCGACACCTCGAGCAAATACCGAAGATCTGCGCGGGGTCTTCGGGCGCTGGTCCGATCGCCCAACTGCCACAACACGAACGCTGGCACTGGCTTGTCGCGCCGAAGAGTACGATCATTCAGATGTCAAGTGTTCATTCAGGACTTTGCTCCGATCCTGCGGCTGAGCTCGATCACCTGATGCAGATACTGGTATTGTAG
- a CDS encoding aminotransferase class I and II, with protein MLETLRATRYVMPLREGGSLPALVEADDDGIYVLKFRGAGQGKKALIAELICGELGRLLGLPVPRLAMMDLDPILGRNEPDYEIRSLIQSSAGLNLAMDYLPGSISFDSSANNVDPALASAIVWFDAFITNIDRTARNTNMLVWHKKLYLIDHGAALFFHHNWPTAEDKFRSPFAQIKDHVLLRFAHDIRGARKMIAEDEIRRIVGLVPDDWLDSENIFSNIEAHREAYVNYLIHRLASCDIFEEEAIRARASII; from the coding sequence ATGCTCGAAACGCTCCGTGCCACCCGTTATGTCATGCCGCTCCGCGAGGGTGGCTCGCTGCCTGCGCTTGTCGAGGCGGACGACGATGGCATCTACGTCCTGAAATTTCGTGGAGCGGGGCAAGGCAAGAAGGCACTCATCGCCGAACTCATTTGCGGCGAGCTCGGCCGATTGCTTGGATTGCCGGTGCCACGACTGGCGATGATGGATTTGGATCCTATCCTTGGCCGCAATGAGCCGGATTACGAAATTCGATCGCTGATCCAATCGAGCGCCGGACTGAACCTCGCAATGGATTATCTGCCGGGTTCGATTTCATTCGATTCCAGCGCGAACAATGTCGATCCTGCTCTCGCATCGGCAATTGTTTGGTTCGATGCGTTCATCACGAATATCGATCGCACAGCGCGCAATACAAATATGCTGGTCTGGCACAAGAAGCTGTATTTGATCGATCATGGCGCCGCGTTATTCTTCCATCACAACTGGCCGACGGCCGAGGATAAATTTCGGAGCCCGTTCGCGCAGATCAAGGACCATGTCCTGCTGCGATTTGCTCACGATATTCGTGGCGCTAGAAAAATGATAGCCGAAGACGAGATCAGACGAATCGTTGGACTGGTGCCGGATGATTGGTTGGATTCGGAGAACATATTTTCGAACATCGAAGCGCACCGTGAGGCGTATGTGAATTATCTCATACACCGACTGGCGTCGTGTGACATTTTTGAAGAGGAGGCGATTCGTGCCCGAGCAAGTATCATTTGA
- a CDS encoding tetratricopeptide repeat protein yields the protein MKEVLTRKEEFDRTIESIERDLDMDRCAAAVPRLLEICGSDLLARTKVYLLAARCYFVGRDVERYLAMIEEARLAAAEGPIEARVRVAAIEASLLTSAINIPESVVKLEFAIEHLPEVSDEVRSLVMSIRGRNDALMGRYAEALEYSQEAISLAHRLSSTASFANGTMALVFQFMGRIEESEHYGLEQIRILSERGSLNWVASTYSFLSSGAASIQQWERAHQYAVKATELMTNTQRQSSIRVLSLLWVADSHFALGEYEAALEYASTALAVAMEEDNARFIANSQILLGQVHLKMGNNSLALETLLTPLERDSELLDNERMYLYRWLAATYKALDRKAEAFDICYRLWELQTDFDRRTREALLGYHKALEKKIHFQEIALLKTKSDAIARELSLKTMNLAAQTDLLARFRDELRVVIRNVGDPGAALSQVKEKLKALPCEQIDWTKFETQFTSVHPEFRRSLAEKFPTLTQQELRLCQLLRVGMKSFEAARLMCISERGVENHRFNIRKKLELTREQSLTDFLTALI from the coding sequence GTGAAAGAGGTTCTCACCCGAAAGGAAGAGTTCGACCGAACGATTGAGTCGATCGAACGTGATCTCGACATGGACCGCTGCGCTGCAGCGGTCCCGCGATTATTGGAGATTTGCGGTTCGGATCTCTTAGCTCGAACGAAAGTCTATTTACTCGCTGCTCGCTGCTATTTTGTGGGCCGAGATGTGGAGCGGTACCTCGCCATGATAGAGGAGGCGAGGCTGGCTGCTGCAGAAGGTCCTATCGAGGCCAGGGTGCGAGTTGCGGCGATCGAAGCATCATTGCTCACATCCGCAATAAATATTCCGGAATCCGTCGTGAAGTTAGAGTTTGCGATTGAACACCTGCCTGAGGTTTCGGATGAAGTGCGGAGCCTTGTGATGTCGATCCGGGGACGGAATGATGCATTGATGGGACGCTACGCAGAAGCATTGGAATATTCCCAGGAGGCGATCTCACTCGCGCATCGTCTCTCATCGACTGCTTCATTTGCAAACGGCACCATGGCATTGGTATTCCAATTTATGGGCCGCATCGAAGAGTCGGAACATTATGGGCTCGAACAAATAAGAATCTTGAGTGAACGGGGCTCGCTCAATTGGGTTGCAAGTACGTATTCCTTCCTCAGCTCTGGGGCAGCCTCCATTCAACAATGGGAGCGAGCACATCAATATGCTGTGAAGGCTACCGAATTGATGACCAATACCCAGCGTCAGTCTTCAATACGTGTGCTTTCACTGCTCTGGGTTGCAGATTCACATTTCGCACTTGGAGAGTACGAAGCAGCTCTGGAGTATGCGAGTACCGCACTCGCGGTAGCGATGGAAGAGGACAATGCTCGTTTCATCGCAAACTCTCAAATACTTTTGGGTCAAGTCCATCTCAAGATGGGTAATAACTCGCTAGCTCTTGAAACTCTCCTCACTCCACTCGAACGGGACAGTGAACTGCTGGACAATGAGCGAATGTACCTCTATCGCTGGCTCGCTGCGACATACAAAGCTCTGGACCGCAAGGCGGAAGCATTCGATATTTGCTACAGGCTTTGGGAATTGCAGACGGATTTTGACCGGAGAACGCGCGAAGCACTCCTTGGCTACCACAAGGCACTTGAAAAGAAAATCCACTTCCAGGAGATTGCGCTTCTCAAGACGAAATCCGATGCCATTGCGCGGGAGCTTTCGCTCAAGACGATGAACCTCGCGGCGCAGACCGATCTGCTGGCGCGATTTCGAGATGAGTTGCGCGTTGTTATTCGTAATGTGGGCGATCCGGGTGCGGCGCTAAGTCAGGTAAAAGAAAAACTGAAGGCGCTGCCGTGCGAACAAATAGACTGGACCAAATTCGAAACGCAATTCACCTCAGTCCATCCCGAGTTCAGAAGATCGCTTGCCGAGAAATTCCCAACACTCACACAACAGGAGTTGCGGTTGTGCCAGCTTTTGCGCGTGGGAATGAAGTCCTTCGAAGCCGCGCGACTCATGTGTATCTCGGAGCGTGGTGTCGAGAATCATCGGTTCAATATTCGGAAAAAGTTGGAGCTTACGCGAGAGCAATCGCTCACGGACTTTCTGACTGCATTGATATAG